Within the Chryseobacterium geocarposphaerae genome, the region TCAGTACCAACTGGGTTTCGGTTTTATCAGTTGTATAAAGTGATCCGTTGCGTATTCTGTCATTATTCCGGAAATTACCTCTCAGATTAATACCAAGCCGGTTTTTATCATTCAGCTTAAAATCTGCGCCCGCCTGAAAATTGTAAACTTTTCCGGCATCTTCCTGATAGGTTTGGGTACGCATAATATTGGTATTGGTCAATCGTTGCAAAGCATGATAACGATAGGTTGAAATCCCTTCATTATAACCCGTCTGCAGATTGTATGTTACTCTCCCTGTATGATAAGATATATTAAATGCATTTTCCCGATAGTTGAATTTATTAACATAAATATTACCATTATAGCTTGCTTTCAAGCCAAGGCTGACATTCTTTTTTAGTTTGATATCAATAATTCCTTTAAATTCTGCATCATATTTAGAAGATGGATTGGTATTCACTTCAACAGATTCTACCATTTCGGGAGATAAAGACCGCAAATAGGCCTGCAGCTCCTGATTACTCATAACAACGGGTTTCCCATCAATAAAAACAGCGGGAGTGATTCTGCCTCCAATAAAAATTCCATCTTCCTGATCTACTGTAACCCCAGGTGTTTTTCTTAAAACATCAAGGAGATGCGTGGAAGTTTTAAAGTCTTTATTTCCGGCAACAGACAGTACAAGATTGCCTTCATTCAGTTTCATTTTTCGTGGAGCTGACTGAATAATGACTTCTGAAATATTCGTTGTTGAAGTTTTTGCCTCAGCCAGAGAATCCGCGGTTTTTCCTTTGACAGCTTCCTGAGCTTTTCCAAAAATTGACAGGAACAGCAGAAGCAGCAAGAACCATAATTTGAAGATCATAGATTTTAAATTTTATGACATCAAATGTATCGGCTTGGGGCAGAATAGCGGTTTTGAAATTAAAATTCCGCAGTACTGAATTATAAATTTGAACTCTGAAACCTTGATTCAGTAAGGGTTTGAGACTGTTTATACAAAAGAGGTGTTGTATTTTTAATTTTCTTGAACGTAGAAAAGAAAGTCGATTTGGAATTAAATCCTACTTCATATCCTATCTCTTCAATTTTTAAATAGGAGCCATTTTCTATCTTTTCACAGACTTCATTAATACGATATTCATTGATATAGGTAGAAAAACTTTTACCAAGATTATCATTAAGCAGCTGGGAAAGCTGATGGGCAGAGATATTCATTCTGGATGCCACATCACTTAATTTCAGATTGGGATTTTTATAAAGCTCTTCAGTATTCATCAGGCGCTCTAATCTGGACGAAAAGCTGTCTGCCTGTTCTCCGGAGATCTTTTTATTGGAGTATCTTTCAGTTTCCTTTACCGGAAGCTGCTGATATTTTTTATTGAATAAAATCAAAAAGTTCGCATACAGCACAAATGAAAATACAAGACTTCCTCCTGCACAATAGATATGCACCCAACCTGTTGAGATCAGCTGATAGGTCAGAAAGATGATTATATTACTGATCAGAACCGGAAGAACAAATTGGTTTGGATTTTTAAGATTTTGCTTTGAAAAATTGTAGTACTGATACACCGTAAGGAATACAAATACGGACCAGACAGTATAAATAAAGGTTCCGAAATAATGTTCCCATGTAACCGGGAAAAGCAGATATAATAAACCGACAGCTCCTAAAATGATGATCAGTATTC harbors:
- a CDS encoding helix-turn-helix domain-containing protein, yielding MTFGQQMLFFFSAVGAFNGLLLGIYLLFVKKLKYLPDFFLGLLLLMLSTRVGIAVCIYFYPDLPRIIPHLGLSALFFTGPALYYYVKSSFQQEQFDWKKCQKWFGILIIILGAVGLLYLLFPVTWEHYFGTFIYTVWSVFVFLTVYQYYNFSKQNLKNPNQFVLPVLISNIIIFLTYQLISTGWVHIYCAGGSLVFSFVLYANFLILFNKKYQQLPVKETERYSNKKISGEQADSFSSRLERLMNTEELYKNPNLKLSDVASRMNISAHQLSQLLNDNLGKSFSTYINEYRINEVCEKIENGSYLKIEEIGYEVGFNSKSTFFSTFKKIKNTTPLLYKQSQTLTESRFQSSNL